Genomic segment of uncultured Desulfobacter sp.:
TAGAATTAATAATTTTCTTGACCCCATGGATACCGGATGCCGCATTAATTAGAAATTACATCAAAATGGATAGTTAAATTATTAACATTTACCTAACCCTTTTGCAAGTTCGAACGGATGTTGGCGTCGCCCAAGATGTTGTTTTCTTAAAAGATGCGGTCCCTGCGCTGATTTTCATAGCGATTTTTTTTAATTTTCACGGCCCTGATTGACAAACTACCACTATGTAGTATCTTCTTGAAAACAAAACACCTTGTCACTGGGGGTGACACTAAAGGGGTAAAAGGAGAACATATATGTGGAATTATTCAGAAAAGGTTATGGAGCACTTTTTGAAACCCAGAAATGTGGGAGAGCTTGAAGGTGCCAATGCCGTTGGCGAAACAGGCTCGTTGAACTGCGGCGATGCCCTGAGACTATATTTAAAAGTAAACGAAAATGAAAGAATCATTGACGCTTCCTTTATGACGTTTGGTTGTGCATCCGCCGTGGCCTCCTCTTCGGCATTAACCGAGATCATAAAGGGCATGACCCTGGAAGATGCCGCCAAAGTGACCAATGACGACATTGCCGATTATCTGGGCGGGTTGCCCAAAGAAAAAATGCATTGTTCGGTCATGGGACAGGCGGCACTAAAAAAAGCCATTGCCGATTTCCGGGGGATTCAGATCCTCGAAAAGCCCGGAGAGATGATATGCGAATGCTTTGATGTTACGGATCTTGAAATTATTGGTGCCGTTAAAACCAACGGCCTTGAGACAACTGAAGATGTGACCAATTTTCTTA
This window contains:
- the nifU gene encoding Fe-S cluster assembly protein NifU; the encoded protein is MWNYSEKVMEHFLKPRNVGELEGANAVGETGSLNCGDALRLYLKVNENERIIDASFMTFGCASAVASSSALTEIIKGMTLEDAAKVTNDDIADYLGGLPKEKMHCSVMGQAALKKAIADFRGIQILEKPGEMICECFDVTDLEIIGAVKTNGLETTEDVTNFLKAGGGCGKCLERIEGVIQKALETSTVSD